From the Kallotenue papyrolyticum genome, the window GAGCGCTGGGGCAGCGTCTATATCCCGGCGCGCTGGTCCTGGACGGGAGCCTGAGGCATGGCGCTCCAAGAGGTGGTGGCAATGGTCCGTCGCGGTACCTGGCGGACGCCGGGTTGGCGGCTGGTGCTGGGGATGCTATGCTGGCTGGCGGCGTTGGCTGCGTTCAGTGGCGATGTGCTGGCCTGGGGCGTGGGTCAGTCGCTGGCGGGCCTGGGCCTGGCGCTGGCGTTGACGGCGCTGTATCTGGTGCCTGGCCTGGCGGTGCTATGCCTCACGCGTGGCCTGGCGGGCATGGCTTGGGCCGAAAGGGCAAGCCTGGCCTTCGCAGTGGGCATCGCCTGTCCGCCGCTGCTCTTGGAGGTGGCCTACCTGCTGGGGCTGCCATGGAACCGGGCGGCGACCATCGGCTATGTGCTGCTGGCGGCGCTCGTGCTCGTCATGTGGGCGCGGAGCCGGACTTGGCAAGCCGGGCTGTGCCGACCCGCCCCGGTCGATGCGTTGCTGGGCGGCGTCGTGCTGGTAGCGGCGCTGGTGCGCCTCTATGTGGTGCGCGATCTGCCGGTCGGGCTGTGGGGAGATTCCTACCAGCACACCATGATGACGCAATTGTTGGTGGACAAGCGTGGCCTGTTTACCTCCTGGCAGCCCTACGCGCCCCTGACGACCTTCACCTATCACTATGGTTTTCATGCGAATGCTGCCTTTCTGCACTGGCTGACCGGCCTGCCCGTCAGGCGTAGCGTGGTAATCGTTGGTCAGGTCTTCAACGTCGCCGCGCTGACCGGCGTCTATCTGCTCGCGGCGCGGCTCACCGGCAAGCGCTGGGCAGGCGTCTGGGCGGCGGCGTTGATCGGGTTCTACAACACGCAGCCGGCCTACTACGTCAATTGGGGGCGCTATACGCAGTTGACCGGACAGGTGTTGCTGCCGGCGGTGATCCTGGCGTGGATCACGCTGCTGGAGCAGGACCGGTTCGATATGCGCGGCAGCCTGTTGGCGGCGCTGCTGACCGCTGGTCTGATGCTGACGCACTACATCGTCACGATCTTCGGCGTCGTGTTGGTGGGCAGCTATCTCCTCCTGCGTCTGGCCCGCGTCGAGCACGGCAGCCAGTTCTGGCGCCGCGTGGGGCGCATCGCGCCGGCGCTGGCGCTCGCGCTGCTGCTGGCCTTGCCCTGGCTGCTCAACACGCTCGATGGCTACCTGGTGCGCAACACCGCCGGCTTTGTGCAGCAGCGTGTGGATCCGAGCCGTATCGAGAATGCAGCCCGCCTGCGTGCCCTACCGCCCTTTTTTATCAAGGGGCCGTTGCTGGCGCTGGCAGCGCTCGGTGCGCTGCTGGCCTGGCGGCGCCGGTCCTGGCAGGCCCTGGTGCCAGGAGTATGGACGCTGGGTCTGCTGCTGCTGATGACGCCGCAGGTCGTGGGCCTGCCCGGCGCGGGCGTGATCGACTGGTTCGCGGTGTATATCGCGCTGTATCTGACGCTCGGTCCGCTGGCCGGCTATGCACTGGCGCTGCTCCAGCACCGGCTGGCGCAGGGCTGGCCGCACGCCACGCTGGCGCTGGCAACTCTGATGCTGATCGCGCTCAGCGTGTGGGGCGTGCGCTGGCAACGGCAGATCGTCGATGCACAGTACCAACTGGTGACGCCGGCAGACATGGCTGCCATGGAGTGGATTCGCGCCAATACACCACCTGATGCGCTGTTTCACGTCAACATGTTTCCGGCCTACGGCGGCACGCTCTTCGCCGGCTCGGACGCCGGCTGGTGGATCCCACTGCTGACCGGTCGCGCCTCGACGCTGCCGCCGCTGACCTACGGCAGCGAGCGCGGCGAGACACCCGACTACTACCGCCAGGTGAACGATTTCGGATACGCGCTGCGCGAGCATCGCCTGCCGAGCGAGGAGGCGATCCGCCTGCTGCGCGAGCGGGGCGTGCAGTACATCTACAGCGGCGCGCACCGCGGCCAGGACGATCCGATCGACGTTGCCGCTCTGCGCGCGCATCCCGCCTTCGAGGTGGTGTACGAGCGCGAGGGCGTGGTGATTGTACGGCTGCGCGGCGAATAATGCGATGAGGAAAGCACCATGACAGCTCAGGCGAAGCTCGATGAGCCGGGCATTGCACAGGCCTTTGCGGAGATGCCCTTTGATCAATTCGGTCGCTATCATATGCTACGCGAGGCGGTGGACGCCTGCCGTGTGGCGCTGGGCGTGGCGCGACTCAGCGTGTTGGATGTCGGCGGCTACTACGAGCGCGATGGCGTTCCCACGCTGCCGATCATGTCTTTCCTGCCCGCCGATCAGATCACCGTGCTAGATATCGTCGCCTGCGATCTACCGGGCTATGTCCAGGGCGACGGCACCGCGCTGCACTTCAACGACAGCAGTTTCGATCTCGTCGTATCGCTGGACACGCTGGAGCACATTCCTGCCGAGCGGCGCGCGCGTTTCTGGGATGAGCTGCTGCGCGTGGCGCGCCACGGCGTGCTGCTGCTAGCGCCGTTTGCCACGCCCGAAGTCGAGGCTGCCGAAACGCTGCTGTTCGCGTTTATTCAAACCATGCTTCACGCCGAGCACCAACAGCTCAAGGAGCATCGCGTTTATGGCCTGCCGGTGCTGGGGGACTGGCTGCGCTTCCTGGGCCAGCGCGGCCTGGTGACGCAGACCTATCCTACCGGCTTCGTCCATGGCTGGCTGGGGATGATGCTGATCAAGCATCTCTGGCTGCGCATCGCACCCGGCGCTGAGGCGCAGCGCTTGATCGATGGGTACTACAACCGCTTTTGCTTCCCGACCGAACGTCGACAGCCGGCCTACCGTTACCTGATCGTCGCCGAGAAAACGCCCGGCCTGGTCGCCGCGGTCGATCGGGCGCTCCGGCCAACGCTGCTGCCCGACCTCGACGATCCGGCGGGTGGCTGGCAGCATGTGTTGGTGCCCACCCTGCTGGCCGTGCTGCAGGGCCAGCTCACGACGCTTGATACGCATCATCAGCAGCAGATCGCGCACTATCAGCAGCAGATCAGTGCGCTGGAGCGCGTGCTGGCCGATCAGCAGATCCTGATCAACCACCTTCACCAGGAAGTGGCTGCCGCGCACGCGCGTGCTGAGCAGCAGGCTGCTGCCCTGCGCGATCTGACCGAACGGGCGGCCTGGCTGGATCAACAAGCCAGCACGCTGCGGCACCAGTTGGCCGCGGTGCAACAAGGGCGCCTCATGCGACTGTTGAATGCCCTTGCGCGAAGGAACGCCCAATGAGCCTGCCATCGGTCTCGGTGGTCGTCGTCAATTTCAACGGCCGTCAGCATCT encodes:
- a CDS encoding glycosyltransferase family 39 protein produces the protein MALQEVVAMVRRGTWRTPGWRLVLGMLCWLAALAAFSGDVLAWGVGQSLAGLGLALALTALYLVPGLAVLCLTRGLAGMAWAERASLAFAVGIACPPLLLEVAYLLGLPWNRAATIGYVLLAALVLVMWARSRTWQAGLCRPAPVDALLGGVVLVAALVRLYVVRDLPVGLWGDSYQHTMMTQLLVDKRGLFTSWQPYAPLTTFTYHYGFHANAAFLHWLTGLPVRRSVVIVGQVFNVAALTGVYLLAARLTGKRWAGVWAAALIGFYNTQPAYYVNWGRYTQLTGQVLLPAVILAWITLLEQDRFDMRGSLLAALLTAGLMLTHYIVTIFGVVLVGSYLLLRLARVEHGSQFWRRVGRIAPALALALLLALPWLLNTLDGYLVRNTAGFVQQRVDPSRIENAARLRALPPFFIKGPLLALAALGALLAWRRRSWQALVPGVWTLGLLLLMTPQVVGLPGAGVIDWFAVYIALYLTLGPLAGYALALLQHRLAQGWPHATLALATLMLIALSVWGVRWQRQIVDAQYQLVTPADMAAMEWIRANTPPDALFHVNMFPAYGGTLFAGSDAGWWIPLLTGRASTLPPLTYGSERGETPDYYRQVNDFGYALREHRLPSEEAIRLLRERGVQYIYSGAHRGQDDPIDVAALRAHPAFEVVYEREGVVIVRLRGE
- a CDS encoding methyltransferase domain-containing protein, which codes for MTAQAKLDEPGIAQAFAEMPFDQFGRYHMLREAVDACRVALGVARLSVLDVGGYYERDGVPTLPIMSFLPADQITVLDIVACDLPGYVQGDGTALHFNDSSFDLVVSLDTLEHIPAERRARFWDELLRVARHGVLLLAPFATPEVEAAETLLFAFIQTMLHAEHQQLKEHRVYGLPVLGDWLRFLGQRGLVTQTYPTGFVHGWLGMMLIKHLWLRIAPGAEAQRLIDGYYNRFCFPTERRQPAYRYLIVAEKTPGLVAAVDRALRPTLLPDLDDPAGGWQHVLVPTLLAVLQGQLTTLDTHHQQQIAHYQQQISALERVLADQQILINHLHQEVAAAHARAEQQAAALRDLTERAAWLDQQASTLRHQLAAVQQGRLMRLLNALARRNAQ